The DNA region CGATGTTGCGATATGCGGCCGAATCCTGCGAATCAGGCCGCATATCGCAACATCGGCCGGGGCGGCGGGGAGGAGTGCTGGGAAGGAGGCACGGGCTGGGACGGTCCCAGGGCAGCAGCGGGTCAGCTCAACTCGTTGCCCTCCAGCAGGTCGGTGACCAGGGCGGCGATGGCCGAGCGCTCCGAGCGGGTGAGGGTGACATGGCCGAACAGCTCATGGCCCTTCAGGGTCTCGATCACGCTGGCGACGCCGTCATGCCGGCCGACCCGCAGATTGTCCCGCTGCCCCACGTCGTGGGTGAGCACCACCCGGGAGTTCTGCCCGATGCGGCTGAGCACGGTCAGCAGCACGTTGCGCTCCAGCGACTGCGCCTCGTCCACGATCACGAACGCATCATGCAGCGAGCGACCGCGGATGTGCGTGAGCGGCAGCACCTCCAGCATCCCCCGCGCCATGACCTCCTCCAGCACATTGCCGGAGACCACCGAGCCCAGCGTGTCGAAGACCGCCTGCGCCCAGGGGCCCATCTTCTCCCCCTGATCCCCCGGCAGGTAGCCGAGCTCCTGCCCGCCGACGGCGAACAGCGGCCGGAAGACGACGATCCTCTTGTGCTGCTGACGTTCGAGCACCGCTTCCAGGCCCGCGCACAGCGCAAGGGCCGACTTGCCGGTGCCCGCGCGCCCGCCGAGGGAGATGATGCCCACATCCGGGTCCAGCAGCAGGTCGATGGCGATGCGCTGCTCCGCCGAACGGCCGTGCAGCCCGAACACCTCACGATCGCCGCGCACGAGGCGGAACTCGCCGTCTCCGACCACGCGTCCCAGCGCCGACCCGCGCTCGGAGTGGATGATCAGGCCGGTGTTCACGGGCACGCCGCGCACCAGGTCGCTGAGCCCGACCTCGCTCTCGTACAGGTCGCTCATCTCGTCGCCGGACAGGTCGAGCGTGGCGACGCCGGTCCATCCGGAGTCCACAGCCTGCTCGGCCAGGTACTCCTCGGCCGCCAGCCCCAGTGATGCCGCCTTGACGCGCATCGGCAGGTCCTTGGAGACGATCGTGACCGCCTGGCCGTCCTGCGCCAGCCGCGCGGCCGTGGCGAGGATGCGACTGTCGTTGTCGCTGAGACGGATGCCGGCGGGCAGGATCGACAGGTCGGTCGCGGCGAGCTCGACCCGCAGCGTTCCGCCCTCCCCCACCTCCACGGGGAAGTCCAGCCGGCCGTGCTCGACGCGCAGGTCGTCGAGGTGGCGCAGGGCGCGACGGGCGAAGTACCCCAGCTCGGGGTCGTGCCGTTTGGCCTCCAGCTCCGAGATCACCACGACGGGAAGCACGATGGAGTGCTCGGCGAAGCGGAACAGGGCCTGCGGGTCGCTGAGCAGCACCGAGGTGTCGAGCACGTACGTGCGAAGAGCCGTGTCATCGTGTGATGCGGCGACCCGTCCGGCGACGGCGCTGCGTGCAGGGTGCTGGTGCGAGGTGCGAGTGGTCACGATCGATCCCCCGATCCGGGTTGTCCCGGCTCTGCTGCGAGTCGACCGAGGGCCACGAGTCGCGATCCTGACGGCCGACCCGATCGGGCACGGTGCCCGATGCCTTGACCGTACGGCGGTGCGGCCGCAGACGGGTGCGCGTGAGCGGGCGTGTCGCTCTTAAGCCGCGATGAACATCGTGCGACCGGATGCCGTCAACGGCCGAACCGCCGATCGCGATCCGCGTAGTCGCGGATCGCCCGCAGGAAGTCGACCTGGCGCAGATCCGGCCCGAGCGCCTCCACGAAGTAGAACTCGCTGTGCGCGCTCTGCCACAGCAGGAAGTCGCTGAGCCGCTGCTCCCCGCTGGTGCGGATGACGAGATCGGGGTCGGGCTGGCCGCCGGTGTACAGATGCTCGCCGATCATCTCCGGCGTGAGGCGGGCGGCGAGATCCTCCAGGGTGCCCCCGGATGCGTTGTGCTGGCCGATGATGCTGCGCACGGCGTCCACGATCTCATTGCGCCCGCCGTACCCGACGGCGAGGTTCACGTGCAGTCCGGTGTTCCCACGGGTGCGCTCCTGCGCATCCTGCAGGACCCGCAGCAGCTCCGGCGGAAGGAGGTCTGGACGGCCCACGTGCTGCACCCGCCAGGTTCGGCGCTGAGACAGCGTGTCGGCGAGCTCCGCGATGATCTCGATGAGATCGTCGAGCTCCTTCGAGTCGCGCTTGCTCAGGTTGTCGGCCGAGAGCAGGTACAGCGACACCACGCCGACGCCGAGGTCATCGCACCACCCCAGGAACTCACGCATCTTGGCCGCACCGGCGCGATGCCCGTCGGCGGCGGACTCGTACCCGAGCTGGCGCGCCCAGCGCCGGTTGCCGTCGATCATCATCGCGACATGGTGCGGGACGGATGCCGGATCGATCCGGCGCCGCAGACGGTTCCCGTAGAGCCGGTAGAGGGGTCCCCGCCCAGAGCTCTCGCGTGCACTCACATGCATACGCTACCGCCACAGACCGGATGGACGCCGACTGGGCGGTCATGTACCGCCCGCGGAATACGAGGAAGCCTAGAGTGAGCACGTGAGCACCCGAGCCTCCGGCAGTCCCGATGTCCCCCAGCTGCCCCTGCTCGATGCCGCGGCCCAGGACGCCGGAGTCGAGGTGAAGCCGACCTGGCGGGGCTGGATCCATGCGGGTACGTTCCCCATCGCGATCGCTGCGGGCATCGTGCTCATCGTGCTCGCGCACGGCACCCCCGGCAAGTGGGCGGCGGCCGTGTTCATGACCACCTCCCTGCTGCTGTTCGGGAACTCCGCGGTGTATCACCGCTTCAGCTGGGGGCCCACGGTCAAGGCGGTGCTCAAGCGCATCGATCACGCCAACATCCTGCTGCTGATCGCCGGCACGTACACACCACTGGCGGTGCTCGCGCTCGCGCCGGAGAAGGGGACGCTGCTGCTGGTGCTCGTGTGGAGCGGCGCACTCGCGGGCATCCTGTTCCGCGTGTTCTGGATCAACGCGCCGCGCTGGCTGTACGTGGCCCTGTACCTGCTGCTGGGCTGGGTCGCGATGATGTACATCGTCGATCTGATCCACGCGAACGTCGCGATGATGGTGCTGGTGTGCGTCGGCGGCATCCTGTACACGGTCGGCGCCGTCATCTACGCCATGAAACGGCCCAACCCGTGGCCCGGCCGTTTCGGCTTCCACGAGATCTTCCACGTCTGCACGGTGCTGGCGTTCCTGTGCCACTGGACGGCGGCCCTGCTGATCTCCCTCGCCCCGCACACACCGTCACTGGGTCTGGCCGGCTGACATCCCCCGACATCACGTGGCCTCGGGCGGCGAGGGACGTGGCATCCTGGTCTGCGGAATCGTCTGGAGGATCACTATGGCAGATGTCGAGAGCTTCACCCTCGATCACACCGCCGTCAAGGCACCGTACGTGCGCCTGATCGGCGTGGAGCGCGGCCCGCGGGGCGACGCGATCTCGAACTTCGACGTGCGCTTCGTGCAGCCCAATGAGGGAGAGATCCCGACCGCCGGCCTGCACACCATCGAGCACACCCTGGCCAGCGTGCTGCGCGATCACATCGACGGCGTGATCGACATCTCACCGTTCGGATGCCGCACCGGCTTCCACCTGATCATGTGGGGCGAGCCCACGATCGCCGACGTCGTGGCGGCCGTGCGCGCAGGCCTGGAGTTCATCGCCGGCCCGGCGCAGTGGAGTGACGTGCCCGGGGTGTCCGCCGTGGAGTGCGGCAACTACCGCGACCACAGCCTGCACAGCGCGAAGGAGTGGTCGAAGCGGATCCTCGCGCAGGGCATCAGTCTGGACGCCTTCGAGCGCGTCGGCGTCTGACACCCGGGTCCGGGCAGGTGCCCGGCGCCTTCCCGAAGCGCCTCGTCCGAGGCGGCGGAGGTCAGCCGCGCGGCTCGTGTCCGGCATCCGGGGCCTCTTCAGCGCCCGGCCTGCGGTCGGCATCCGGCCCGCCGTCGTCGCCTGCCCCGCGCGCCGCCTCGGCCGCGGCCTGCTCGGCGTCGAGCTCGGCGCGCACCTCGTCGCGGTAGCGCACGCGACGGATGCGCCGGTTCATGTCCCAGATGAGCAGTACGACGGCCGCTACGACGAGGATCACGACGGCGAAGCCCGCGAAGCCCGGTGTCACCAGTTCGGGTGCGACCGTGGAGGTCGGTGTCGGCATCGGGGTGCTCTCGCCGAACAGGATCATCGGTCCGCCTTTCCTCCGCAGGTCGCCTAACCTGGGAGTACCAGCCTATCCGTCGACAGATGATCGGGAGACCCGTGACGACAGCACGCGAGCTCGATGAGCGCTACGGCCGCCGCGGTCGGCGCCGCCTGCCCTGGGTCATCGGCGGGGCCGTCGCCGTCGCCGTCGTCGCCGTGCTCGGATGGATGATCGTGGCCGACGAGATGAACACGGTCTCGGCCGAGGACACCGGGTTCACCGTGGTGGACGAGCACACCGTGAACGTGCGCTTCCAGTACACGGCACCGCGCGGATCGGACGTGGTGTGCGCGGTGCAGGCGCTGGACGAGGAGTTCGGCGTGGTGGGCTGGAAGATCATCGAGATTCCCCCCGCCGCGGGCCATTCGGCGGCGCACGATGTGAGCATCCCGACGGTCGCGCCGGCGACGACGGGTTTGGTGAAGTCCTGCTGGGTCGCTTAGACTCGACGCGAGATGACCGACGCCCCGGCCCGTGCCGGGGCGTCTTGGCATATCCCCGAGTCGCGATGTCGACTCGGCAACGTCCGCAGCCCCTGAGGGGGCCCGCACCGAAGGAGCACGCTGTGTCCACAGACGCTCAGGTACCTTTCCTCACGCAGGAGGCCTACGATCGGCTCGTCGACGAGCTCGAGCAGCTCTCCACCGTGGGTCGCGAGGAGATCGCGGCTCGCATCGAGGCCGCTCGTGAAGAGGGCGACCTCAAGGAGAACGGCGGCTATCACGCGGCCAAGGACGAGCAGGGCAAGCAGGAGGCCCGCATCCGCACCCTCCAGCAGCTGCTGAAGACCGCGAAGGTCGGCGAGGCGCCCACCAGTCGCGGCATCGTCGAGCCGGGTACCGTCGTCACCGCGATCGTGGCGGGCGACGAGGAGGTCTTCCTGCTCGGCAGTCGCGAGATCGCCGTGAGCGGCGACCTCGACGTGTACAGCGAGGCGAGCCCGCTCGGACAGGCCATCCTCGGCCTGAAGGTGGGCGAGAAGACCAGCTACGAGGCGCCCAACGGGCGCGCGATCTCCGTCGAGATCACCGGAGTCGAGACCTACACGGGCTGATCGGCCCGATCCGCGACGGCGGAGCGCCCTGTGGGCCCCGCCGTCGTTCGTCCCGGGGTACGGGTGAACGGCCGCCCCGTCAGCCCTCCGACACCGTCTCCGGCTGGAATCCGGCGGCACGGAGGGTGTCGAGGGCGAGCTGGGTGTGCTCGAGTCCGCGGGTCTCGATCGACAGCTGCAGGATCATGTCACTGAGCTGCAGACCGTGCCCGTGGCGGGTGTGCAGCACCTCCATGACGTTCGCCCCCACCTGCGCCAGAGCCTCCGAGACCTTCGCGAGCTGGCCGGGACGATCGGGCAACGGGATGCGCACGGTGGCGTAGCGTCCGGACGCCGCCAACCCGTGCGAGACGACCCGTTGCAGCAGCATCGGGTCGATGTTGCCGCCGGAGAGGATCGGCACGGTCGTGCCGGCGTTCTTCACCTTGCCGGCGAGGATGGCGGCGACGCCGACGGCGCCGGCGGGCTCCACGACGACCTTCGCGTGCTCGAGCAGAACGAGGATGGCGCGGGCGATGTCGTCCTCGGTGACCGTGACGACGTCGTCGACCATCTCCTGGATGATCTCGAACGGGACGTCTCCGGGGCGGGCGACGAGGATGCCGTCGGCGATGGTCGGCTGTGTGACGATCTCGACCGGATGCCCCGCCTCCAGCGACGGCGGCACGGCCGCGGCCTTCTCGGACTGCACGCCGATGACCCGCACCGTGCGCCCGACGGCTGCTGCGGCCTGCTTGACGGCAGCGGCGACGCCGGCGATCAGACCGCCTCCGCCGATGCCCATGATGACGGTGTCGACGTCGGGCACGTCGCGGTGGATCTCCAGGCCCAGCGTCCCCTGGCCGATGATGACGTCACGGTGGTTGAAGGGCGGGATGAGGACCGCACCGGTGCGCTCGGCGAACTCGGCGGCGAGCCGCAGCGAGGTGGCGACCGTCTCCCCCTCCAGGATCACCTCGGCGCCGTACCCGCGGGTGGCCAGCAGCTTCGGCACCGGCACTCCCAGCGGCATGAAGATCGTCGCGGGGATGCCCAGCGACTGCGCGGCCAGCGCCACCCCCTGAGCGTGGTTGCCCGCGGAGGCGGCGACGACGCCGCGCAGCCGCTCCTGCTCGGTCAGCTGCGCGAGCCGATAGGAGGCCCCGCGGATCTTGAACGACCCGGTGCGCTGCAGGTTCTCCATCTTCAGCAGCACCGGGGAGCCCAGCACCTCGCTGAGCGCACGGGACAGCTCCGTGGGCGTGTGGGAGATCACCTCGGACAGGCTCTTCTCCGCCGCGGAGAACTCTGCCAGGCTCGGGACTGCGGTCATCTATTCCTCCTCGTCCGCTCCCGCGGAACTGTACTCCAGATGAGTTCGGCGTCGGGTTCCTCGCCCGTGCGCCAGGCGCCGGTGCTGATGGTCACCGACGCCACGTTGACGAACGCCGCCAGCGGCACGGCGAACAGCGCCCCGGGGATGCCCGCGATCATCGCACCGCCGGCGACGACCAGCACGACGGCCAGGGGGTGCACCTTCACGGCGGAGCCCATCAGGATGGGTTGCAGGATGTGCCCTTCCAGCTGCTGCACGAGCAGCACGACCGCGAGCATGGCCAGGGCGATCCACAGGCCGTTGTAGACCAATGCGAGGAACACCGCCACGGCGCCGGTGACGACGGCGCCCACGATCGGCACGAAGGAGCCGAGGAACACCAGTACGGCCACGGGGATCGCCATCGGCACGCCCAGCAGCGCCGCACCGATGCCGATGCCGACCGCGTCGATGGCGGCGACGAGCATCTGCGTCCTGGCGTAGTTGATCACGGTGTCCCAGCCGTTGCGCGCCGCGGCGTCCACAGCCGGGCGCGACCTGCGCGGGAACAGCCGGAGCGTCCACGTCCAGATGCCGTTCCCGTCCGCCAGCAGGCAGATCAGGATGAACAGGGCCAGCACCGCGCCGGTGAGGACCTCAGCGGCGGTCCCGGTGACGGCTCCGGCAGCGCTCAGCAGCCAGTCCTGCTGCTCGGCGGCCAGACCGCGCAGCTGCTCGAGGTACCCGTCGATGTCGGTCTCGGTCAGGTGCAGCGGACTGGTCAGCAGGAAGTCCTTGAGCGAGTCGATCCCCTCGGCCGTCCGCTGTCGCACGTCCGGAAGCTGCGCCCGCACCTGCCAGATGACCAGCCAGAACAGTCCGACGACGATGCCGATCGCCCCGACGAGGGTGGTGGCGATGGCCAGCCAGCGCGGGAACCTCGCCCGCAGCAGGAGCTGGAACGCCGGCCACAGCAGCGCGGTGATGAGGATGCCGACCATGAGCGGGATCACCAGCGCCTTGAGCAGGATCACCAGCCAGATGAACAGGGCGATCGCGCCGGCGATGACCAGCAGCCGCCACGCAAACGCGGCCGTGACCCTCAGCGGCCGGGGGACGGACTCGTCGGCCTCGCTCGTGATCGTGCGCTCGGTGACCGGCGGATAGTGGCGGAACGGATTGCGGAACCTCGGTGCGGGGTTGTCGCTCATCTTGCAATTCTACGTACCGCGGCTGAAAGCGCCTGATTCCGTGTCCGAGGCTCCGGCTAGCCTGGAGCCGTGAAGATCGGCTCCTCCGCCTCCCTCAGTGCTGGTGAGGCCCGCAGAATCGCACTGGCCGCGCAGGGCTTCTCCCGACGGATGCCGGAGGCCGTGGCCGTCCGTCACCTGCATCGCACGATGGATCGCCTGGGCGTGCTGCAGATCGACTCGGTGAACGTGTTCGCCCGCTCGCACTACATGCCGATGTTCTCCCGGCTGGGCTCGTACGACCCCGCGCTGCTGGACCGCGCGTTCCTGTCGGGTACGAGGCACTACGTCGAGTACCTGGCGCACGAGGCGGCATTCATGCCGGTCGAGGACTGGGCGCTGTGGGGGTTCCGCATGTCGGCCTGGCGGCGCCGGGCGTCCGAGCCCGGCAGCTGGATGCACGCCAATGCGCGCACTCTCGACTGGGTGCGGGCCCAGCTGCGGGAGCGCGGCACGCT from Microbacterium soli includes:
- a CDS encoding S-ribosylhomocysteine lyase, with the protein product MADVESFTLDHTAVKAPYVRLIGVERGPRGDAISNFDVRFVQPNEGEIPTAGLHTIEHTLASVLRDHIDGVIDISPFGCRTGFHLIMWGEPTIADVVAAVRAGLEFIAGPAQWSDVPGVSAVECGNYRDHSLHSAKEWSKRILAQGISLDAFERVGV
- a CDS encoding AI-2E family transporter produces the protein MSDNPAPRFRNPFRHYPPVTERTITSEADESVPRPLRVTAAFAWRLLVIAGAIALFIWLVILLKALVIPLMVGILITALLWPAFQLLLRARFPRWLAIATTLVGAIGIVVGLFWLVIWQVRAQLPDVRQRTAEGIDSLKDFLLTSPLHLTETDIDGYLEQLRGLAAEQQDWLLSAAGAVTGTAAEVLTGAVLALFILICLLADGNGIWTWTLRLFPRRSRPAVDAAARNGWDTVINYARTQMLVAAIDAVGIGIGAALLGVPMAIPVAVLVFLGSFVPIVGAVVTGAVAVFLALVYNGLWIALAMLAVVLLVQQLEGHILQPILMGSAVKVHPLAVVLVVAGGAMIAGIPGALFAVPLAAFVNVASVTISTGAWRTGEEPDAELIWSTVPRERTRRNR
- the ilvA gene encoding threonine ammonia-lyase, with the translated sequence MTAVPSLAEFSAAEKSLSEVISHTPTELSRALSEVLGSPVLLKMENLQRTGSFKIRGASYRLAQLTEQERLRGVVAASAGNHAQGVALAAQSLGIPATIFMPLGVPVPKLLATRGYGAEVILEGETVATSLRLAAEFAERTGAVLIPPFNHRDVIIGQGTLGLEIHRDVPDVDTVIMGIGGGGLIAGVAAAVKQAAAAVGRTVRVIGVQSEKAAAVPPSLEAGHPVEIVTQPTIADGILVARPGDVPFEIIQEMVDDVVTVTEDDIARAILVLLEHAKVVVEPAGAVGVAAILAGKVKNAGTTVPILSGGNIDPMLLQRVVSHGLAASGRYATVRIPLPDRPGQLAKVSEALAQVGANVMEVLHTRHGHGLQLSDMILQLSIETRGLEHTQLALDTLRAAGFQPETVSEG
- a CDS encoding isoprenyl transferase — translated: MSARESSGRGPLYRLYGNRLRRRIDPASVPHHVAMMIDGNRRWARQLGYESAADGHRAGAAKMREFLGWCDDLGVGVVSLYLLSADNLSKRDSKELDDLIEIIAELADTLSQRRTWRVQHVGRPDLLPPELLRVLQDAQERTRGNTGLHVNLAVGYGGRNEIVDAVRSIIGQHNASGGTLEDLAARLTPEMIGEHLYTGGQPDPDLVIRTSGEQRLSDFLLWQSAHSEFYFVEALGPDLRQVDFLRAIRDYADRDRRFGR
- the trhA gene encoding PAQR family membrane homeostasis protein TrhA; amino-acid sequence: MSTRASGSPDVPQLPLLDAAAQDAGVEVKPTWRGWIHAGTFPIAIAAGIVLIVLAHGTPGKWAAAVFMTTSLLLFGNSAVYHRFSWGPTVKAVLKRIDHANILLLIAGTYTPLAVLALAPEKGTLLLVLVWSGALAGILFRVFWINAPRWLYVALYLLLGWVAMMYIVDLIHANVAMMVLVCVGGILYTVGAVIYAMKRPNPWPGRFGFHEIFHVCTVLAFLCHWTAALLISLAPHTPSLGLAG
- a CDS encoding DUF4307 domain-containing protein — its product is MTTARELDERYGRRGRRRLPWVIGGAVAVAVVAVLGWMIVADEMNTVSAEDTGFTVVDEHTVNVRFQYTAPRGSDVVCAVQALDEEFGVVGWKIIEIPPAAGHSAAHDVSIPTVAPATTGLVKSCWVA
- the greA gene encoding transcription elongation factor GreA: MSTDAQVPFLTQEAYDRLVDELEQLSTVGREEIAARIEAAREEGDLKENGGYHAAKDEQGKQEARIRTLQQLLKTAKVGEAPTSRGIVEPGTVVTAIVAGDEEVFLLGSREIAVSGDLDVYSEASPLGQAILGLKVGEKTSYEAPNGRAISVEITGVETYTG
- a CDS encoding PhoH family protein, giving the protein MLDTSVLLSDPQALFRFAEHSIVLPVVVISELEAKRHDPELGYFARRALRHLDDLRVEHGRLDFPVEVGEGGTLRVELAATDLSILPAGIRLSDNDSRILATAARLAQDGQAVTIVSKDLPMRVKAASLGLAAEEYLAEQAVDSGWTGVATLDLSGDEMSDLYESEVGLSDLVRGVPVNTGLIIHSERGSALGRVVGDGEFRLVRGDREVFGLHGRSAEQRIAIDLLLDPDVGIISLGGRAGTGKSALALCAGLEAVLERQQHKRIVVFRPLFAVGGQELGYLPGDQGEKMGPWAQAVFDTLGSVVSGNVLEEVMARGMLEVLPLTHIRGRSLHDAFVIVDEAQSLERNVLLTVLSRIGQNSRVVLTHDVGQRDNLRVGRHDGVASVIETLKGHELFGHVTLTRSERSAIAALVTDLLEGNELS